The Babylonia areolata isolate BAREFJ2019XMU chromosome 22, ASM4173473v1, whole genome shotgun sequence genome contains a region encoding:
- the LOC143297349 gene encoding galactose-1-phosphate uridylyltransferase-like, whose amino-acid sequence MSGTFEPTEHPHIRYNPLKDDWILVSPHRAKRPWQGQVEKAEEATVPRRDPKNPLCPGSVRSNGEVNPEYEGTFVFTNDFQALLEDTPKPEASEDPLFQTAPARGTCKVMCFHPRSDLTLPLMQLTEIRSVIDAWADINTDLGKTYTWVQIFENRGSIMGASNPHPHCQVWASSFLPNELAVKERTQKAYMEKYGSPMLVDYLSKEVAKKERVVLETAHWVWLVPYWAMWPYETMLLPRRHVLRIQDLTGEERDDLAVMMKKLLTKYDNLFEVSFPYSMGWHGAPGGDWLREDCSHWQLHALYYPPLLRSATVKKFMVGYEMLAQGQRDLTPEQAADRLRKLPDEHYKERRE is encoded by the exons ATGTCGGGGACCTTTGAACCAACTG AGCACCCCCACATTCGGTACAACCCACTGAAGGATGACTGGATCCTGGTGTCCCCTCACCGGGCAAAGCGACCCTGGCAGGGTCAGGTGGAGAAGGCAGAGGAGGCCACTGTTCCCAGGCGGGACCCTAAAAACCCTCTCTGTCCCGGCTCAGTCCGCTCCAATGGGGAG gtgaaTCCTGAATATGAAGGAACGTTTGTTTTCACGAATGATTTTCAAGCTCTTCTCGAGGACACACCAAAGCCAG AGGCCAGCGAGGACCCCCTGTTCCAGACAGCCCCAGCGCGCGGCACCTGCAAGGTGATGTGTTTCCACCCCCGGTCAGACCTCACCCTGCCCCTTATGCAGCTGACGGAGATCCGCAGCGTCATCGACGCCTGGGCTGACATCAACACTGACCTGGGCAAGACTTATACCTGGGTGCAG ATATTTGAGAACCGAGGAAGCATCATGGGAGCTTCCAATCCTCATCCACATTGTCAG GTGTGGGCAAGCTCCTTCCTACCTAACGAACTGGCGGTGAAGGAAAGGACACAGAAGGCTTACATGGAGAAGTACGGTAGTCCCATGCTGGTGGACTACCTCAGCAAGGAAGTGGCGAAAAAAGAGCGTGTGGTGCTGGAGACAGCCCACTGGGTGTGGCTGGTGCCCTATTGGGCCATGTGGCCATATGAGACCATGCTGCTGCCGCGACGTCATGTCCTTAGAATTCAGGACCTCACCGGcgaggagagagatg ATCTGGCCGTGATGATGAAGAAACTGCTGACCAAGTATGACAACCTGTTTGAAGTGTCCTTTCCTTACTCCATGGGTTGGCATG GTGCCCCCGGTGGGGACTGGCTGAGGGAGGACTGCAGTCACTGGCAGCTCCACGCCCTCTACTACCCACCTCTCCTGCGCTCCGCCACCGTCAAGAAGTTCATGGTGGGCTACGAGATGTTGGCGCAGGGTCAGCGGGACCTCACGCCAGAACAG GCTGCAGACAGGCTGAGGAAGCTGCCTGACGAACACTAcaaggagaggagagagtaa